Genomic DNA from Choristoneura fumiferana chromosome 19, NRCan_CFum_1, whole genome shotgun sequence:
CCAGCTTCTGTGTTTTCTGATCGCTACAATGAGGCTGTCTtaaaatctagggtgaatggacATTTATTTGGCAAGCGTGCTCCACCTCAGTCAACAtctttgcttaccatcaggcgtgattgtggtcaaatgcAAGCATAttactgtacataaaaatatgacaaaatagaacaaaaagATACGTAACACATCACTAACATATaactagttgttatttagatGGTAGTGTTAATTAACATTACAtagataaaaacacaaacaagctATCACTATCATTATCAATCGTTTAGACATACAGACTACAGGATAGTACCAATACTAAATCCTAACAGCTATATTTTGactacctgaggccgtattgtctaacgcgctgacattAGCGGTTGCAATTACCATCTccttctaccctcatcctacacgaagtgacagaaagaaatggtaaaaacgattgtgataccAAGTGTAAtaccctagtgtaagttttcggttacaaaatacgtgtcgatcacgttcgcgtaaaatctcaatttgtatggaaacacgaaatcgcaaacgttccactagaggcgctgttcgtgtttccatacaaattgagattttatcgcgaacgcgatcgagacgtattttgtagccgaaaacttacactagggcaCACTGGTTCACCATTCGTCGTCGTCGCCGTCGTCAGTCGGGCAGCAGCGGACCGAGCATGCCGATTGCACCCGAATAAAACGAGCGTGTGTGAATCGCTTAAGGTGACAGCATTACAAGCCCACGCGTAATTTTTGAATTCAAAAAACGTCAATTAATTTAGTTACAAACTCAGTACCGAAGGAACCGAAGAACCGGGATTTTTTTCTCCAGAACCGGTACCAGTGTATTCGAAAATTCCGGGATTCCCGGTACTTTCAGTACCGGGAATTCCCGGGAGCATGCCCTACATTATTAcgctaaaaaattataatcttGTAATGCAAACAAAACTACTTTGCAACCAATTTTAAGCAGAGCAATAAGAGTATCTTGGTTTTTGATTCAATaaccttttttattaaaatcatctCCACAGACACCATATCTGCACGCTGACCCATCACCAGACTCCATACAGATCCAAAACTACGATGGTCCAATATTTCTCCAAGCAGTCCAACCCAACTGCTGTCCTTTATGCAACAGTCTTCTTACTCAGCAACCCGTCAATCCTGAGCCTTGTGACGAAATTCCAGAAGAATACCTAAGAAACACGCCAGGAACTAACGATAGACCATTTCCAAATATCACCCCCTTTGGAACAGGGCCATCAAACGCTTACATCCCAACAACATCTGTAAACCAATTTGGTACAGATCCTGAAAAGGCTNNNNNNNNNNNNNNNNNNNNNNNNNNNNNNNNNNNNNNNNNNNNNNNNNNNNNNNNNNNNNNNNNNNNNNNNNNNNNNNNNNNNNNNNNNNNNNNNNNNNNNNNNNNNNNNNNNNNNNNNNNNNNNNNNNNNNNNNNNNNNNNNNNNNNNNNNNNNNNNNNNNNNNNNNNNNNNNNNNNNNNNNNNNNNNNNNNNNNNNTTCTGCACGATGACATATCCACGTCTTTCAACATACCGTAGtgcaaaaattgaaaatacaaactgaaatatagatgcacagaaaacccagaaaaataagaccgaacccaaaaaaaaaatacaaaaagattccaaaaaaccaatcttaataccGTAGTGCTTCATATTTACCTATTCCTTTATTTTCATGATCCTTAAATCTTTGCTCTGTCTGTCATCATATCACATCTTCTTGTTCAACTGTATCTTCTTCTTTGTAGTTTTTATGTAACTAGCTATTGCCCTCAATTTCGGTGGTTTAAAATTATCgaggtaacagacaaacagactgagttacttttgcatttataatactggTAAGGATTTCTTTTAGGAATACTCAACGGTATACAACAGACAAATGTTAAAATAGAGGCCTCCATTACCTTCCTCGCAGACGAAAATACTGCACTCAAACGAAAAATTCAACTGCTTGAGGACGCATTGAAAATTAAAACCGACCAAAATCGTAGTCTTTAGCATTTATTGTATTTTCGGTTGTTTTGTATCTTGTCTGtttctttttgtttcttttaatttatcatttaaaattctTCTCCCTGCTGAATTGTTCACAGATTTTCTTATTCATggcattatttttatgaaagcaGCAAATAAAGAGCagctttttttcattttgttgtacaagtttttttgagtTTTAATGAAAAGCGATGGTAATAAATCattaacaaaaatgtttttttttagaatcgtCGTTGTGAGTATATATTGAGTAAACAGGATTATCCTGCCttgttttttcttgttttttatgtatataatatacctagttACCGCTTTTCTTTTTCCAGTGTCGGCCGGGCGAGAGATTTGCTACCTTCCTCGTCAGCGCTTCATTGCCAATCATTCCTTCCTCTTCCTGCTCATTGCTCACCAGATTCCACTATTTATTGGCGTTTACAAAGGCAGCGAGTTTACAGCATAAATTAAACTTCCGAACCTCACAATCTCTAGTGCTTTAACGTATTTTTATTCAATGATCTTTACATTTGTTACCTATTTTATATTTGATATGATAAGGTGCAAATTTATGCATTGTTAAATGGATAAT
This window encodes:
- the LOC141438846 gene encoding uncharacterized protein (The sequence of the model RefSeq protein was modified relative to this genomic sequence to represent the inferred CDS: added 106 bases not found in genome assembly) encodes the protein MNLSLCCVLLACLLTPYLHADPSPDSIQIQNYDGPIFLQAVQPNCCPLCNSLLTQQPVNPEPCDEIPEEYLRNTPGTNDRPFPNITPFGTGPSNAYIPTTSVNQFGTDPEKAYVRSAENTHSGTMLHKNGGKAPGITYSVPLTLNTL